The following are encoded together in the Bacillus rossius redtenbacheri isolate Brsri chromosome 9 unlocalized genomic scaffold, Brsri_v3 Brsri_v3_scf9_1, whole genome shotgun sequence genome:
- the LOC134542651 gene encoding PC-esterase domain-containing protein 1A-like isoform X1, whose translation MADVFTKSNATDLLRGKHVIFLGDSNMRALYKDTVYLLNRNALIGANELKRKLEPSFMGDKLLAGDKLTRGRDYTEVRQFKTIDFHLDFYFITKCMNKYVEEIATKVKTKKMPAPDIIFMNSLLWDVTRWGPDGVSKYRDNMVKLMKLLKSSLPPETLFVWTTAPPVSQHCYGGTLIKQIEFLRHTLRFEVMEANMYTRDVVGVHGFHVLDLHYYFRMQMILRAKDGVHWLAPAVRFMTNLLLTHVTLSLDHPLPGNFEGSLLGEMKELMELHSEEFMPVALPRLPLSLVLKDPELTATSPQVTAIVRSPLCKPPVPRNPRQKWKKKTRQTKNNDKENMLSCAVPRLKTHEYQPLLSLNCEGLQSARPLQYTNKMDGSTNFAWSSSLVANVNKYGAGSANHSTGNWTAASCHNASLVTQRYRQMSDMLVVAIEDEIAARVQSRNACETAGASQEQWWSDSYAPPDSSWNPPKYSSRHRRRPMPY comes from the exons ATATGAGGGCTCTTTACAAAGATACTGTGTATCTTCTAAATCGCAATGCTTTGATCGGTGCCAACGAATTGAAAAGGAAG ctggaACCATCGTTCATGGGGGACAAACTTCTCGCTGGTGACAAACTGACTCGAGGAAGAGATTACACCGAAGTGAGGCAGTTCAAG ACGATAGATTTTCATTTGGACTTCTACTTTATCACCAAATGCATGAACAAATACGTGGAAGAGATTGCAACCAAAGTGAAGACGAAAAAGATGCCAGCGCCTGATATAATATTCATGAACTCCTTGCTTTGGGATGTAACACG GTGGGGTCCGGATGGAGTCAGCAAGTACAGAGACAACATGGTGAAGTTGATGAAGTTGTTGAAGAGCAGCCTGCCTCCGGAGACTCTCTTTGTGTGGACCACAGCCCCACCTGTGTCCCAGCATTGCTACGGTGGGACGCTCATCAAACAG ATAGAGTTTCTGAGGCATACCCTACGCTTCGAGGTGATGGAGGCCAACATGTACACGAGGGATGTAGTGGGGGTCCATGGTTTCCACGTGCTGGACTTGCACTACTACTTCCGCATGCAGATGATCCT AAGAGCTAAGGATGGTGTCCACTGGCTAGCCCCAGCTGTGAGATTCATGACCAATCTGCTGCTCACACATGTCA CTCTTTCGCTGGACCATCCACTGCCCGGGAACTTCGAAGGCTCATTGCTGGGTGAAATGAAGGAACTGATGGAGCTGCACAGTGAAGAGTTCATGCCGGTTGCTCTGCCGAGACTTCCCCTCTCGCTGGTGCTGAAAGACCCAGAGCTCACAGCCACGTCACCCCAGGTGACTGCCATCGTCAGGTCCCCGCTGTGCAAGCCCCCCGTTCCCAGGAACCCCAGGCAAAAGTGGAAGAAAAAGACACGGCAGACCAAGAATAATGACAAAGAAAACATGCTTT CGTGTGCTGTGCCAAGGCTGAAAACTCACGAATACCAGCCACTTTTGTCTCTGAATTGTGAGGGGTTGCAGTCTGCCAGACCACTTCAGTACACCAACAAAATG GATGGTTCTACTAATTTTGCTTGGTCCAGTTCATTGGTAGCAAATGTAAATAAGTACGGAGCTGGTTCTGCAAATCATTCCACTGGAAACT GGACGGCAGCGAGCTGCCATAATGCATCGTTGGTTACACAGCGTTACAGACAGATGAGTGACATGCTGGTAGTGGCTATAGAAGATGAAATAGCCGCCCGCGTACAGTCAAGGAACGCATGTGAGACTGCAGGAGCATCGCAGGAGCAGTGGTGGTCTGACTCGTATGCACCGCCGGACAGTTCCTGGAATCCGCCCAAGTACAGCTCACGGCACCGCAGAAGGCCAATGCCGTACTGA
- the LOC134542651 gene encoding PC-esterase domain-containing protein 1B-like isoform X2 → MGCVPFFIMTIDFHLDFYFITKCMNKYVEEIATKVKTKKMPAPDIIFMNSLLWDVTRWGPDGVSKYRDNMVKLMKLLKSSLPPETLFVWTTAPPVSQHCYGGTLIKQIEFLRHTLRFEVMEANMYTRDVVGVHGFHVLDLHYYFRMQMILRAKDGVHWLAPAVRFMTNLLLTHVTLSLDHPLPGNFEGSLLGEMKELMELHSEEFMPVALPRLPLSLVLKDPELTATSPQVTAIVRSPLCKPPVPRNPRQKWKKKTRQTKNNDKENMLSCAVPRLKTHEYQPLLSLNCEGLQSARPLQYTNKMDGSTNFAWSSSLVANVNKYGAGSANHSTGNWTAASCHNASLVTQRYRQMSDMLVVAIEDEIAARVQSRNACETAGASQEQWWSDSYAPPDSSWNPPKYSSRHRRRPMPY, encoded by the exons ATGGGCTGTGTACCTTTTTTCATTATG ACGATAGATTTTCATTTGGACTTCTACTTTATCACCAAATGCATGAACAAATACGTGGAAGAGATTGCAACCAAAGTGAAGACGAAAAAGATGCCAGCGCCTGATATAATATTCATGAACTCCTTGCTTTGGGATGTAACACG GTGGGGTCCGGATGGAGTCAGCAAGTACAGAGACAACATGGTGAAGTTGATGAAGTTGTTGAAGAGCAGCCTGCCTCCGGAGACTCTCTTTGTGTGGACCACAGCCCCACCTGTGTCCCAGCATTGCTACGGTGGGACGCTCATCAAACAG ATAGAGTTTCTGAGGCATACCCTACGCTTCGAGGTGATGGAGGCCAACATGTACACGAGGGATGTAGTGGGGGTCCATGGTTTCCACGTGCTGGACTTGCACTACTACTTCCGCATGCAGATGATCCT AAGAGCTAAGGATGGTGTCCACTGGCTAGCCCCAGCTGTGAGATTCATGACCAATCTGCTGCTCACACATGTCA CTCTTTCGCTGGACCATCCACTGCCCGGGAACTTCGAAGGCTCATTGCTGGGTGAAATGAAGGAACTGATGGAGCTGCACAGTGAAGAGTTCATGCCGGTTGCTCTGCCGAGACTTCCCCTCTCGCTGGTGCTGAAAGACCCAGAGCTCACAGCCACGTCACCCCAGGTGACTGCCATCGTCAGGTCCCCGCTGTGCAAGCCCCCCGTTCCCAGGAACCCCAGGCAAAAGTGGAAGAAAAAGACACGGCAGACCAAGAATAATGACAAAGAAAACATGCTTT CGTGTGCTGTGCCAAGGCTGAAAACTCACGAATACCAGCCACTTTTGTCTCTGAATTGTGAGGGGTTGCAGTCTGCCAGACCACTTCAGTACACCAACAAAATG GATGGTTCTACTAATTTTGCTTGGTCCAGTTCATTGGTAGCAAATGTAAATAAGTACGGAGCTGGTTCTGCAAATCATTCCACTGGAAACT GGACGGCAGCGAGCTGCCATAATGCATCGTTGGTTACACAGCGTTACAGACAGATGAGTGACATGCTGGTAGTGGCTATAGAAGATGAAATAGCCGCCCGCGTACAGTCAAGGAACGCATGTGAGACTGCAGGAGCATCGCAGGAGCAGTGGTGGTCTGACTCGTATGCACCGCCGGACAGTTCCTGGAATCCGCCCAAGTACAGCTCACGGCACCGCAGAAGGCCAATGCCGTACTGA